A window of Melospiza melodia melodia isolate bMelMel2 chromosome Z, bMelMel2.pri, whole genome shotgun sequence contains these coding sequences:
- the LOC134431746 gene encoding uncharacterized protein LOC134431746 has product MAAGGIHALIQVPTGGINTLLHVPTAAGGIHALLHVPTGGIHALLHVPTAAGGIHTLLHIPTAAGGIQAILHVPTGGIHALLHVPTGGIHTLLHVPTAAGGIHTLLHVPTAAGGIHALLHVPTAAGGIHALLHVPTAAGGIHALLHVPTAAGGIHALLHIPTAAGGIHALLQVPMAAGGIYALLHIPTAAGGIHALLHVPTGGIHALLHVPTAAGGIHTLLHVPTAAGGIQAVLHVPTGGIHALLHVPTAAGGIHALLHVPTAAGGIHALLHVPTAAGGILALLHVPTGGIHALLHVPTGGIHALLHVPTAAGGIHAMLHVPTGGIHALLHVPTGGIHALLHVPTGGIHALLHVPTAAGGIHAMLHVPTGGIQALLHVPTGGIHALLHVPTAAGGIHALLHVPTAAGGIHAVCAASVSHSGTVIPAGPKGTRQGPLQHVCLLRPVERVPVRSIYWMSGSQLLQMSHSCEVLSRAAAVARKDNWEKRGWAKSPGRAPVEAMRNCAAEKNCMVEN; this is encoded by the coding sequence ATGGCTGCTGGAGGGATCCATGCCTTGATCCAAGTCCCCACTGGAGGGATCAATACCCTGCTCCacgtccccacagctgctggagggaTCCATGCCTTGCTCCACGTCCCCACTGGAGGGATCCATGCCCTGCTCCacgtccccacagctgctggagggaTCCATACCCTGCTCCacatccccacagctgctggagggaTCCAGGCCATACTCCATGTCCCCACTGGAGGGATCCATGCCTTGCTCCACGTCCCCACTGGAGGGATCCATACCCTGCTCCACGTCCCCACGGCTGCTGGAGGGATCCATACCCTGCTCCACGTCCCCACGGCTGCTGGAGGGATCCATGCCCTGCTCCACGTCCCCACGGCTGCTGGAGGGATCCATGCCCTGCTCCACGTCCCCACGGCTGCTGGAGGGATCCATGCCCTGCTCCACGTCCCCACGGCTGCTGGAGGGATCCATGCCTTGCTCCacatccccacagctgctggagggaTCCATGCCTTGCTCCAAGTCCCCATGGCTGCTGGAGGAATCTATGCCTTGCTCCACATCCCCACGGCTGCTGGAGGAATCCATGCCCTGCTCCATGTCCCCACTGGAGGGATCCATGCCTTGCTCCacgtccccacagctgctggagggaTCCATACCCTGCTCCacgtccccacagctgctggagggaTCCAGGCCGTACTCCATGTCCCCACTGGAGGGATCCATGCCCTGCTCCacgtccccacagctgctggagggaTCCATGCCCTGCTCCACGTCCCCACGGCTGCTGGAGGGATCCATGCCCTGCTCCacgtccccacagctgctggaggaaTCCTTGCCTTGCTCCACGTCCCCACTGGAGGGATCCATGCCCTGCTCCACGTCCCCACTGGAGGGATCCATGCCCTGCTCCacgtccccacagctgctggagggaTCCATGCCATGCTCCATGTCCCCACTGGAGGGATCCATGCCCTGCTCCACGTCCCCACTGGAGGGATCCATGCCCTGCTCCACGTCCCCACTGGAGGGATCCATGCCCTGCTCCacgtccccacagctgctggagggaTCCATGCCATGCTCCATGTCCCCACTGGAGGGATCCAGGCCCTGCTCCACGTCCCCACTGGAGGGATCCATGCCCTGCTCCACGTCCCCACGGCTGCTGGAGGGATCCATGCCCTGCTCCacgtccccacagctgctggagggaTCCATGCTGTGTGTGCAGCATCTGTCTCTCACAGTGGGACCGTGATCCCAGCTGGCCCCAAGGGAACAAGACAGGGTCCCCTGCAGCACGTGTGTTTGTTGAGGCCTGTGGAGAGAGTCCCTGTGCGATCTATATATTGGATGAGTGGGTCCCAGTTACtccaaatgagccacagctgcgaagtccttagtagggcagcagctgtagctcgtaAAGATAACTGGGAAAAAAGGGGGTGGGCCAAGAGCCCAGGGCGAGCCCCTGTGGAAGCCATGAggaactgtgctgcagagaagaactgcatggtagaaaactag